A window of Macrotis lagotis isolate mMagLag1 chromosome X, bilby.v1.9.chrom.fasta, whole genome shotgun sequence contains these coding sequences:
- the CXH8orf88 gene encoding uncharacterized protein C8orf88 homolog isoform X1: METKKLIGKPLQPARPVRHLSSPHGAAFPFNFQNESPCSTQCLQSGVGRQCKSNGMQTFTQGLSQPQQHQSPVKKERIKYSRDFLLKLSSVSICRKKPDFLPDHPIVLQKPENNQSFK; this comes from the exons ATGGAAACCAAAAAATTGATTGGTAAACCACTTCAACCAGCAAGACCAGTTAGACATCTGTCTTCTCCCCATG GAGCAGcatttccctttaattttcaaaatgaaagtcCATGCAGCACTCAGTGTTTACAAAGTGGAGTTGGCAGG CAGTGTAAGAGTAATGGAATGCAAACCTTCACTCAAGGTCTTAGCCAACCTCAGCAGCATCAATCTCCAGTCAAAAAAG AGAGAATTAAATATAGCAGAGATTTCCTATTGAAACTTTCAAGTGTTTCCATCTGTAGAAAGAAACCAGACTTTCTGCCTGATCATCCCATTGTACTCCAGAAGCca GAAAACAACCAAAGTTTTAAGTAG
- the CXH8orf88 gene encoding uncharacterized protein C8orf88 homolog isoform X2, with protein sequence METKKLIGKPLQPARPVRHLSSPHGAAFPFNFQNESPCSTQCLQSGVGRCKSNGMQTFTQGLSQPQQHQSPVKKERIKYSRDFLLKLSSVSICRKKPDFLPDHPIVLQKPENNQSFK encoded by the exons ATGGAAACCAAAAAATTGATTGGTAAACCACTTCAACCAGCAAGACCAGTTAGACATCTGTCTTCTCCCCATG GAGCAGcatttccctttaattttcaaaatgaaagtcCATGCAGCACTCAGTGTTTACAAAGTGGAGTTGGCAGG TGTAAGAGTAATGGAATGCAAACCTTCACTCAAGGTCTTAGCCAACCTCAGCAGCATCAATCTCCAGTCAAAAAAG AGAGAATTAAATATAGCAGAGATTTCCTATTGAAACTTTCAAGTGTTTCCATCTGTAGAAAGAAACCAGACTTTCTGCCTGATCATCCCATTGTACTCCAGAAGCca GAAAACAACCAAAGTTTTAAGTAG